TAGAAAAAAATAGTAAAGAGTGGATATCTTATAGAACTACTGATTATGTTTTTAAATTAAGTACTATTAATATACTTGGTATAAAAACAGAACTTGAAGCTGATAAGGTTTCTATAAAGAATTTACATCTTGAAGTTATTGAACCATCTATAGAAAATATAACTGTTAGAAGATCTCAAGACTTTATAAATTTTAAGGTTGATACTTCTGGTGGTGCGAGTTTAACTGTTTTTGCAAAAAAAATTAAAGATGGTTCTCAAGAACTCAAATTGAGAGATGAATTGAGAGAAAACAAAGATAATACATTTACAAGATATGAATTTCCTATATTTTTGAATGCAATAACAGAAGATAAAAAATTGATATTTGATGAGCCTGGAGATTATGAAATAATCTTTAGAAGTAAGTATGGTGATTATGATAAACAAGTTAAAAAAATTTTAACTATAAGAGATGATAGTGAAATCATATTTGAAAAACCATCATTAAAGGTCATTACTGATATAGCGACTCCAAGTGAATTAAAGTTTGAGACTTTTTTCAGAGAAGGTTATAGGGAAGATAAAGAATATGAAAATACAGAATATTTTATCCCTATAAATTATGATATATCCAATAAAACAAATATAGATATTAGTTTTAATCTAATAGACTATAATAAACCTGAAAAGGTTGATGTATATATAAATGATAAAATTGTTTCAGAAATAATAAATCCAGAAGATATAAATCCTTCAACAGAATATGAAGGTAAAAATGTTTTTTCATATAAGTCTAATATATCAAAAGAAGATTTTAATATAGGAACAAATAATGTGAAAATATATGTGAAGAAACCTATATATGATGAATCGAAAAATATATATGAATTTAATTTAAATACTCTTGATTTTAAGAAACCAGAATTAAATGATTATGAATTTGAAATATCTAATATAAGAATAAAAAAAGATGAAGTATCTCAAAAATATTTTACAATAGGTAATCATGATTTGAACTTCATAAATATAGATATGCAGGATAATCATTATATAGGAGGATTTGATATAGAACTCTATCAAAGAAACTCTGAGAATTCATATACTTTTAAAAAATCACTGTATAATGGAATGAAAGAAACTATAGAGAATAAATCTATAATAAATATTGAAAATATTAGGTCTGTTTTTGGAAGCACTGGTTTAAATATATCTAATTTTGATTTTAAAGAAGGTATAGGGCATTATAAACTCGATATAATATCTTATGATAAATCTTATATTTTAGGACTTAAAGCAAAGACTAATTCAATAGTTAGAGATTTTATAAACTTTTATAATAAAACAGAAGATCCTATATATATTTATTTAACTGAAAATGCCAAAGCTAAAAGATTGAGTATAAATAATGACACAAATATTATAAATGATAATGAATTTAGAGCTTTGCTCGAAATAGAGATGTCTGAAGGTTTGGATGTAACAAATGTTATAAATAAAGATTCTATACAATTAAAACTTGAAGGTCCAAAAATAATACAACCAAGTATAGTTGTTGATTATTCGGGAAATAATAAATACACAATAATAGCAAAAATAAATGATTCTATAATAGATGGGAATTATACAGCAAGACTTAATTTTAAAACTAAATACAGTGATAAATTAGAAGAAATTTCTCAGAAAATACTCATAGATGCAGATGGAACTAGAACTATTGGTAAGATTGAGAGAGTTTTTAAAAATGGTTATGGAAGAGCTTCATTTGATGTAAATATAAACACAAATAATTCTGAAAATCTTATTTGGGATGTTGATGATTATTATTTTGAGTATAATTTAAAGGGTTCATCTGATAAAAAGAAAGAAAGTGGATTTTTAATTCCATATGAGAGTAAAGCTTCATTGGATTTAGATTATTTGAAAGATGGAGAGTATGAAGTTAAATACTATTTAAAAGATAAAGCTGAAAATTTGATTCAAAGCCAGATTACTTCATTTATAATAGAAAAGAATTTGCCAGTATTAGAAGATTTAATAATAGATGAAAATGATAGAAATAGAAATGTGTTGGCTTATAACGATCTTAGCGATGATTTTAGTAATTCCATATTATCTATTTATGATGATAATAAGCTTTATAAAACAGTATTTTATTTATTAAATGAGAGTTATGTTTTTACAGATAGTAAAAAGTATCATAGTTTTAATTTAGGAAATATTTTATTAGAACTTAATGATACTACGAGTTATTCAGATGGAGATAAAGTTACTTTAAAAATAGATTCTACAGATATGAATTCTAATTTTATTTTAAAAGAAGTTGATATTTATAAAGATAATACTGCTCCAAATAATATATCTAAAAAGAATATTCCAGATATCATAACTAATACTGATAAAATAGTAGATTTATTCGTTGAAGATAATGTTGCCACTGAAAAAGTAGAAATAACCTTTATAGATAAAGAATTAAAAGAAAAGTATAAGGGATTTATGGAAAAACTTTCTAATGATTTTTCTATTCAAGATTGGACTTATACTTTGCCAGATCTTGGTATAGTAGAAGGAGAGTACACTTTAAAAGTAAAGGCAACGGATTTAGCCGGAAATATATCTCAATTAACTCTGCCCGATAAAGTCAAGATAGATAATAAAAAGCCAGTAGTTAAATTTGAAATAAAAGATTTGAACCCTATAGACAATAATAGATATTATCTTAATGATTCTACTAAAAAGATATTGAGTTGGGAAGTAGAGGATTTTACAATTGATGCAACTCAAGGAACTGTAGAGATTGGTTTTAATACTTCTAAAAAGAGTGTAGTTGGAGATGAAAAGAATATAGCTTTAAAATCATTAGATGATATAGGAATTAGTTCTGATGGTGTATATGATATATATTTGAAAGCAGTTGATGAAGCTGATTTACAGATTATAACGGGATCATATACAATAGTTCTAGATACTAATCCGCCGATAATAAATTCCGTGACTTCTGATTCTACGCCATTGATTGAAAATACAGAAGTAGCCCTTGGAGAAGATATAGTTGAAGTTAATGTTAATTTTTCGGAGAATAATTATAGTAGTGTTTTAATTACTTATAATGGAATTCAGAAGATTGGTACTGTTGATTATAATGAAACAGCTGGAACTGGAAATATCAGTATAAAAAATTTGGACCTTTTAAGTACATCAAAAGATTTAGTGATTAAGATAAAAGATAAATCAGGAAATGAAATCACAAAAACATATAAAATAAAGAAATAAAAAGATAAAAAATACTCGGTTTCTATACAATTTAGAAACCGAGTATTTTAAATTATAAAATTATTATTTTTTAATTCAATTCTTCTAATTTATTTTCAACTATTTCTTTTGTATCTCTTGCAATCATCAATTCTTCATTTGTAGGAACTACCACTACAGTTACTTTAGAATCTGGAGTAGAGATTATTTTTTCTTCTCCTTTGAAATCATTTATATTTTTATCTATTTTTACACCTAGATATCCAAGATATTGTTCACAAATTTCTTCTCTTAATATAGGAGAGTTCTCTCCAACTCCAGCTGTGAATACAAGAACATCAACACCATTCATCGCTGCAGCATATCCCCCTATATATTTTGCTATACTATATTCATATATATCAAAAGCAAGTCTTGAAACTTTTTCACCTTCGATGGCATTGTCTTCTATATCCCTCATATCAGAAGAAAATCCTTTTGTAACTCCATACATACCTGATTTTTTATTTAGAATATTTATAACTTCTTTAGCTGTGATTCCTTCTTCTTGAGCTATAAAACCAACTATTGCTGGATCTATATCTCCAGATCTTGTTCCCATTACTAATCCTGCAAGAGGCGTAAAACCCATAGATGTATCTATTGATTTTCCTTCCTTTACTGCTGCAACAGATGCACCATTACCAATATGTGCAGTGATTATTTTTAAATCTTCTATATTTTTTCCAAGTATATCTGCAACTCTTTTTGATACATATCTATGAGAAGTTCCGTGAAAGCCGTATCTTCTAACTTTATATTTTTCATAGTATTCATATGGAAGTCCATATAGATATGATTTTTCTGGCATTGTTTGATGGAATGAAGTATCAAATACTGCAACTTGAGGTGCTTCTGGTAATAATTCCATAGCAGCCTTTATTCCCATAGCATTTGCTGGATTGTGCAAAGGTGCTAAGAAAGAAAGCATTTCTATATCAGATAATTTGTTTTTATCAATTCTTACAGATGTCTTGAATCTTTCGCCGCCATGCACTATTCTATGTCCACAAGCATCTATTTCATTTAGTGAATTAAGAACACCTTTATCTTTTGAAACTAAAATATCTAAAACCAATTTTAGTCCGATTTCATGATCTTTTATTTCTTTTTCAATAACATGTTTTTCTCCATTAACTTTATGAACTATTCTTGAACCATCTATTCCTATTCTTTCTACAAGTCCTTTAGCGAGTACGGATTCATCTTCCATATTTAATAATTGATATTTTATAGAAGAACTTCCAGAGTTAATAACAAGTACTTTCATCATCCAACCTCCTGTTTTCATTGTTTAATTGTTTTGTATATCTATTTTATTCTATATTATAATATCATATTGTGAGATATTTTTTCAATACAAAAATATGAAAGGAATGTGTCAAAAAAACAAAAAGGTTGCTTTATGATTATCATAAGCAACCTTTTTATATCTTTGGTTTATATAAGTTCTTTATAAAGAGGGTGTTTTTGGCATAATGATTTAACTTTTGAAGTAACTTCTTCAATTATAGAATCATCTATAGTTCCTTCTTCATCTTTTATATTTTTTGCAACTTTTGATATTAATTCTGCAATTATTATCATATCTTCTTCTTTCATACCCCTTGTAGTTAAAGCGGGTGTTCCAATTCTGATTCCGCTTGTGACAAAAGGTGATCTCTTTTCTTTTGGAACTGTATTTTTATTTACAGTTATGTGACATTTGCCTAGAGCTTCTTCAAGAGCTTTTCCTGTTATATTTATATTGTTTAAATCTATTAGTAATAGGTGTGAGTCTGTTCCTCCTGATACTATATCTAAACCTTGTTTTTGTAATTCTTCACCAAGTTTTTTAGCATTTTTTACTACTTGTTTTTGATAATCCTTAAAAGATTCACTCAATGCTTCTTTAAAAGCAACAGCTTTTGATGCTATGACATGTTCAAGAGGTCCGCCTTGTATTCCTGGGAATATGGATTTATTAACAGCTTTATATATATCAGAATCATTTGTTAATATAATTCCACCTCTTGGACCTCTCAAAGTTTTATGTGTTGTTGAAGTAACTACATGTGCATATTCAAGAGGATTTGGGTATATTTTAGCTGCAACAAGTCCGGCAAAATGAGCCATGTCTACCATCAAATAAGCATTTATTTCATCTGCTATTTCTCTGAATTTTTTAAAGTCTATTATTCTTGCATAAGCACTTCCGCCTGCAACTATTAATTTAGGTTTATGTTCAAGAGCAATTTTTCTGACATTATCATAATCTATTATTCCAGTTTCTTCATTTACTCCATATGAAACGACATTATAAAGTTTACCAGAGAAATTAACAGGAGAACCATGAGTTAAATGACCACCATGACTCAAAGCCATTCCCATTATAGTATCTCCAGGTTTTAATAATGCGAAGTATACTCCCATATTGGCTTGTGATCCAGAATGAGGTTGTACATTTGCGTATTTTGCATCGAATAACTCTTTTAATCTATTTCTTGCTATTGTTTCTATTTCATCAACAAATTCACAACCACCATAATATCTTTTTTTTGGATAGCCTTCTGCATATTTGTTGGTTAAGATACTTCCCATTGCTTCCATAACTGGTACTGAAGCAAAATTTTCAGAGGCTATAAGTTCTAATCCAAATTCTTGTCTTTTTAATTCTTTCATCATTATTTCATGAATATCGATATCAGAATTTTTTAGGTTTTCCCACATTCTCTTCCACCCCTTTATTATGATTTCTATTCTATTATAAACTATTTTATAAAAAAATGAAATCCATGATATAATATAATTATGAAATCTATTTCATGAAATTTTTTTCATATCGTCTATAATTCACTCTAATTCAAATTATTTGACTATATATAACTTATATGGGTTTTGTTTAAAAATGTTAAATTGAATATAATTGAAAGTGAAAATGGGATATAAAAAAATACAAGGGGGTAGTTTATATGAATTTTGAAAGTAAACTTTCTGAGGTTTCAAAAAGAATTAAGTCAAGTATTATAAGAGAATTATTAAAAGTAGCAAATAATCCAGGTATGATTTCTTTTGGTGGCGGAGTACCAGATCCTGATACTTTTCCAAGAAATAAACTTGCAGAAATATCTAAAGAAATTCTTGAAAATGAACATCGCTTTGTTTTACAGTATGGTACAACAGAAGGAGATGTAGAATTAAAAAAAGGATATATAAATTTATTGAAAAAATATGATGGTATTGACTGGGTTAAAGATGAAAATATGGTTATAACTGTTGGTTCTCAACAAGCACTTTATTTAGTAGGAATGACATTGCTCGATAAAAATTCTTATTGTGGAGTTAGTAGACCAATATATCTTGGTGCTGCAAGTGCATTTTCTCAAAGGGCTCCTAAATTTATAAATATACCATTGACTAAAGATGGTTTGGATTTGGAGTATTTAGAGAGAGAACTTGAAAAACTTTATGAAATTGGTGAAATAGATAAATTTAAATTTGTGTATGCAATATCAAATTTCCACAATCCTGGTGGAGTTACAATGAATCTTGAAAAGAGAAAAAAATTAGTTGAGTTAGCAGAAAAATATGATTTTCTAATAGTTGAAGATGATCCTTATGGAGCCTTGAGATTTGAAGGGAATAAAGTTCCAAGTATATATTCTCTTGCACCTAATAGAACTATATTGTTGAATACTTTTTCGAAAGTTTTAGCTCCTGGATTGAGACTTGGTGTCATCATAGGAGATGAATTCTTAATAAGAAAGATTACCATGACTAAACAGGCCGCAGATTTGTGTTCTCCTTCATTGACTCAAAGACTTGCTGCAAGATACATTCAAAGATATGATTTATACGATGAAATAGCTCCTACAATTAAGTTATATGGAGAGAAAAAAGATACTATGATGAAAGCTATAGAAGAAAATCTTGGAGATATAAAAGATATAGATTGGACAAGACCTGAAGGTGGACTTTTTACTTGGATAACTTTACCAAAAGGAATAGATACAATGGAAATGTTTGAGATGGCTAAAATGGAAAAAGTGTTGTATATTCCTGGAGAAGCATTTTATGTTGATGAACCTGATAGAAATACTATGAGAATATCTTTCTGTTTACCATCACATGAAGAAATACATGAGGGTATGAGAAGACTTAGAAGAGTAATAGATAAATATGCAAAAGAAAAAGGTATTGAGATATAAATAGGAGGGGAGTAATGTATAAAATACTTACGATAAATCCTGGATCAACATCTACTAAAGTAGCTGTTTTTGAAGATGAGAAGATGATATCTTCTGAAACTATAGAACATAAAAGTTCTGAACTAAAGAAACATGAAAATATAATGGATCAAATTGGTTTTAGAAAAGAAGCGATTCTAAAATTTTTGGATAAAAATGGACTTAAAATCAATGATATTCATTCAATAGCTGCAAGAGGGGGGATTCTCCCCCCATTAAAGAGTGGAACTTATTTAGTAAATGAAGATATGGTTCATTATTTAAAATTTGAAACTAAGACAGAACATGCTTCGAATCTTGCGGCAGTTATAGGCTATGAATTATCTGATAATAAAATACCTGTTTATGTAACAGATCCTGTGTCTGTAGATGAATTTTGTGAAGAAGCACGTATTTCTGGAATTAAAGAACTTAAAAGAAAAAGTTTATTACATGCTTTGAATATGAAGATAGTTGCAAGAAAAGCTTCTGAAGAAATAGGAAAAGAATATAATTCTTGTAATTTTGTAATAGCACATCTCGGTGGTGGAATTTCAGTTGGAGCTCAAAAAGAAGGAAAAATGATAGATGTAAATAATGCAAATGATGAAGGTCCTTTTAGTCCTGAAAGGGCTGGAGAATTGCCTATGGGGGATTTGTTGAAAATAATATTCTCTGATTTATACAATCATAAAGAGTTAAAAAAGAGACTCATCGGTCATGGTGGATTGGTAGGATATCTTGGTACTAATGATTTAAGAGAAGCTTTTAAAATGGCTCAAAAAGATGAAAAAGCTGAACTTGTAATAGAAGCTATGGCATATCAAATTGCGAAAGAAATAGGTGCAATGACTGTTGTTTTAAATGGAGAGGTTGATGCGATAATAATAACTGGAGGTCTTGCAAATTCTGAACCTTTCATAAATTTAATAAAAGAAAGAGTTTCTAAATTAGGATTAATAATGGTTTATCCAGGATCTTTTGAAATGGAAGCACTTGCCTTAGGAGCTTTTAGGATACTTAATAATTCCGAAAGTCCTTTGAATTGGAGTAAGGAGGTTTGAATGTGAGTTTAACTAAATTATCAGATCTTATAGATATGAACAAAAGCATAACACCCAAAAAGAAAGTCGCTGTAGCAGTTGCCGAAGATGATGTTGTATTAGAAGCTTTGAACAAAGCTGTAGATCTTGGCATTTGTGAAGCTGTTTTATTTGGGAATGAAGATGAAATAAAGAAAATTTCTACAGGATTAAATATCGATTATAAAAAATTTGAGATAAGAGATTTTAAAAATAAAAATGATGCGATTAAAGCTACTATAAAATCAGTATCTGATGGAGAAACAGATCTGCCAATGAAAGGTAAGATAACCACTGGGGAACTTTTATCTGTTTTTTTAAAAGAGGAGTATGGATTGAGAACTAAATCTACTATGAATCTTATAAGTGTTTTTGAAATTAATAAATATCATAAACCTTTGATAATGACAGATGGTGGAATGGTTATTGCTCCAGATTTAAATCAAAAGATTGATTCCATAAATAATGCGGTTAAAATTTCAAAAAAAATAGGTGTTGAATTACCAAAAGTTGCCATAGTGGCAGCACTTGAAAAAGTTAATCCCAAAATGCAACCCACTGTTGATGCAGCTATAATTTCACAGATGAATAGAAGAGGCCAAATAAAAGATTGTATTGTTGATGGACCTTTTGCAATGGATAATGCTGTTTCAAAAGAAGCGGCTAAACATAAAGGTATTGAATCTGAAGTTGCCGGAGATGCAGATATAATAATAATGCCAGATATAGAAGCTGGGAATATCTTTTATAAATCTATGGTATTTTTATCAGATGCCAAGATTGCAAGTACTATACTTGGAGGTAAAAAACCAATAGTTTTAACTTCAAGAGCCGACTCTAATGAAGCAAAATTATATTCGATTGCATTATCGGTTTTAATGTCATAGGGGTGATGAGATGTTTAGAATACTCGTTATAAATCCAGGATCTACTTCTACTAAATTGGCCATATATGAAGATGAAAATGAAGTTTTAAATCAAACTGTTAGACATAAAACAGAAGAAATAGCTAAATATGACACTATAACTCATCAATATGAGTTTAGAAAAAATGTGATAGAAGAATTTTTGAATAAAAGTGGATTTCCACTTGCAAGTTTTTCAGCAATAATAGGAAGGGGAGGACTTTTAAAACCTATTCCTGGTGGAGTATATAAAGTCAATGATAATATGATTGATGACTTAAAAAAAGCGATATATGGAGAACATGCATCAAATCTTGGGGCAATAATTGCTAAAGAATTGGCAAAATCTGTAAACATAGAAGCTTTTATCGCTGATCCTGTTGTTGTCGATGAAATGATGGCTGTTGCAAGAATATCTGGACATCCAGATTTTGAAAGGAAATCTATTTTTCATGCTTTAAATCAAAAAGCTATTGCAAGACAGCTGGCTGAAAAGCTTGGGAAAAATTATGAAGATATGAATATCATAGTTGTACATATGGGCGGAGGTATATCAATAGGTGCTCATTATAAGGGAAGAGTTGTAGATGTTAATAATGCACTTGATGGAGATGGACCTTTTACTCCTGAAAGATCTGGTACATTACCTTTAACAGGTGTTTTAGAACTTGGATTTAGTGGTGAATATACTTTATCTGATATGAAAAAACTGATAAAAGGTAATGGAGGTATGACCTCTTATTTAAATACGAATGATGCTCAAATGGTTCAAAAAATGATAAAAGATGGAGATGAGAACGCCTTATTGATTTATAAATCTATGGCATATCAAATATCTAAATGGATAGGAAAAATTTCAGCAGCTCTTGATTTTGAAATAGATGCAATAGCTTTAACTGGTGGTATTGCATATGATGATAATTATATAAATAAATGGATAAGAGAAAAAGTGGAATTTCTTGCTCCAATCTATGTTTTTCCAGGTGGAGATGAAGAACTCGCACTTGCTTTATCGGCTTTAAGGGCTTTAAGAGGTGTGCAAGAAATTAAAGTTTATTGAGGTGTTTTAAATGATTGAAAAATATAAGAATAATATATTCATAGGAATGTTTGGATCAGGAAAAACAGAAATTGCTATAAATACATCTTTAAAGTTAAGGGAAAAGTTTGAAAATGTTGCTATTGCCGATATAGATACAATAAGTCCTTATTTTAGAACGAGAGATGTTATTTCTGAATTAAAAGAAAAAAATATAAAGGTTGTAACGCCTCCTGAAAAATATATGCATGCAGATGTTCCCATAATTCCCCCATCTGTAGGAGGTTATATTACTAATCCTGACTATAGACTTGTTATAGATGTTGGTGGAAATGATGATGGTGCTGTAGTCTTAGGATCTTTAAATAACTTTGTTAAAAAGGCTGATTTTGCTTTATACTTTGTTATAAATACAAATAGGCCTTTTACTGATACGGAAGAAAAAATAATAAAAAATATACAAAATTTATCAGCTAAAGCAAGGTTGAGTATAGATTATCTGGTATGTAATTCAAATATTATGGAAGAAACGACACAAGAAATAATTACAAATGGTGAAAATATATTAAAAAATGTTTCTGAAAAATTAGGAATTCCTGTTGCTTTTACAGTTGTTGAAGAAAGTATAGAAAAAAACATTAAAACTAATTATGAAAAATTTATTTTAAAAAGATACATGTTAAAAGCCTGGGATTGATAAGGAGGGAATGGAATGGAATTTAAAAACCTTGTGGAGATAGACCAAGAGAGATGTAAAGGTTGTGGATTATGTATAAATGCATGCCCTAAAAAGGTTCTTGGTTTTTCTGAAGGATATAACTCTAAAGGTTATCACCCATCCGAAGTACAGAGACAGGAAGATTGTATAGCCTGCGGATTCTGTTATCAGATGTGTCCTGATGTATGTATAACAGTTAAAACACTTGCTAAATAAAGGGAGGGAAGTTCATGTCAGAAAAAGTAATGGTAAAAGGCACGGAGGCTATTGGAGAAGCTGCTTTAAGGGCGGGATGTAGACATTATTTTGGATATCCAATAACACCTCAAAGTGAACTTACTGAATATATGGCAAGAAGATTGCCGGAACTAGAAGGAGTATTTTTACAAGCTGAAAGTGAAGTTTCAGCAGTTAATATGATATATGGTGGAGCATGTACAGGGAAAAGAGTTATGACTTCTACATCGTCTCCTGGTTTTTCACTTATGCAGGAAGGTATGTCTTATATTGCTGGAGCAGAATTGCCATCGGTTTTTGTTAATGTTGTTAGAGGTGGCCCTGGTCTTGGAGATATACAACCGGCTCAATGTGATTATTTCCAGGCTACAAAAGGTGGAGGACATGGAGATTATAGACTTGTTGTTTATGGACCAGAATCTTTACAAGAAGCGGTAGAGTTGACTATAAAATCTTTTGATATTGCAGATAAATATAGAAATCCTGTTTTAATACTTGCAGACGGTATGCTTGGTCAGATGATGGAACCGGTAAGTTTCCCAGAATTTAAAGATTTAAATTCATTTGTTGATCATTCTGATTGGGCAATGGTTGGTACAAAGATGGAAAGAGATGCTCATAGGGTTACTTCTTTTAATATAGATCCTTATGGACTTGAAAAGATGAATATAAAATTTCAAAAGAAATATAAAGAGATAGTTGAAAATGAAAAGATGTATGAAGAATATATGCTTGATGATGCTGAAGTTGTTATTGTTGCGTATGGCACAATAGGAAGAATAGCTAAATCTGTTGCTAAAATGGCAAGAGAAAAAGGTATCAAAGCAGGAGTTTTTAGACCGATAACATTATGGCCATATCCATACGAAGCATTGGCTAAACATACAGATAAAGCAAATATGTTTTTTACAGTTGAAATGAGTGCTGGTCAAATGATAGAAGATGTAAAACTCGCTGTAAATGGTAAAAAACCAGTTGAGTTTTATGGGAGAATGGGTGGAGTTGTACCAACACCAGGAGAAATATTTGCTAAATTAATGGAATTAGTTAAATAAGGAGGGAATAATATGGCATATGTAGAAAAATTCAAAGGCCCTCATGCTCTAAGTGGAAAAGAATTTACATATTGTCCGGGATGTCATCACGGAATTGTACATAGATTAGTTGCTGAAGTAATAGATGAGTTGGGGATAGAAGGAAAAACATTGATGGTTGCTCCTGTAGGATGTTCTGTTTTTGCATATGAATTTTTTAATGTTGATGGTACTGTTGCTGCTCATGGTAGAGCACCAGCTGTTGCAACAGGATTGAAGAGAACAACACCAGATAAAGTTGTATTTACTTATCAGGGAGATGGTGATTTAGCAGCAATAGGGACTGCAGAAATAATTCATGCTGCTAACAGGGGAGAAAAAATAACAACAATATTTGTAAATAATGCAATTTATGGTATGACTGGAGGTCAGATGGCTCCTACTACATTACTTGGAATGAAGACAACTACTTCTCCTTATGGTAGAGATGTTAATAAAGAAGGTCATCCATTACATGTTTCAGAGGTATTAAAAGAATTGAGAGGAGTTGCATATTTATCAAGAAATAAAGTAGATACTCCTCAGGATGTTATAAAAACAAAAAAAGCGATCAAAAAAGCCTTTTTAGCTCAAATGAATAATATAGGTTTTGGTATAGTTGAAATATTATCGACATGCCCTACTAATTGGGGATTAACGCCTATAGAGTCTATGAAATGGCTTGAAGAGAATTTAGTAAAAGAATATCCACTTGGTACATTTATCGATAAGGTGGGTGATGATAAATGAGTTATCATGGAGTAATTGCTGCAGGATTTGGTGGTCAAGGAGTCATGTTGTTTGGTCAAATTTTATCTTATTCAGCTATGATGGATTCTAAATAT
The sequence above is a segment of the Oceanotoga teriensis genome. Coding sequences within it:
- a CDS encoding thiamine pyrophosphate-dependent enzyme, whose protein sequence is MAYVEKFKGPHALSGKEFTYCPGCHHGIVHRLVAEVIDELGIEGKTLMVAPVGCSVFAYEFFNVDGTVAAHGRAPAVATGLKRTTPDKVVFTYQGDGDLAAIGTAEIIHAANRGEKITTIFVNNAIYGMTGGQMAPTTLLGMKTTTSPYGRDVNKEGHPLHVSEVLKELRGVAYLSRNKVDTPQDVIKTKKAIKKAFLAQMNNIGFGIVEILSTCPTNWGLTPIESMKWLEENLVKEYPLGTFIDKVGDDK
- a CDS encoding cobalamin biosynthesis protein CobQ, with amino-acid sequence MIEKYKNNIFIGMFGSGKTEIAINTSLKLREKFENVAIADIDTISPYFRTRDVISELKEKNIKVVTPPEKYMHADVPIIPPSVGGYITNPDYRLVIDVGGNDDGAVVLGSLNNFVKKADFALYFVINTNRPFTDTEEKIIKNIQNLSAKARLSIDYLVCNSNIMEETTQEIITNGENILKNVSEKLGIPVAFTVVEESIEKNIKTNYEKFILKRYMLKAWD
- a CDS encoding 3-methyl-2-oxobutanoate dehydrogenase subunit VorB — translated: MSEKVMVKGTEAIGEAALRAGCRHYFGYPITPQSELTEYMARRLPELEGVFLQAESEVSAVNMIYGGACTGKRVMTSTSSPGFSLMQEGMSYIAGAELPSVFVNVVRGGPGLGDIQPAQCDYFQATKGGGHGDYRLVVYGPESLQEAVELTIKSFDIADKYRNPVLILADGMLGQMMEPVSFPEFKDLNSFVDHSDWAMVGTKMERDAHRVTSFNIDPYGLEKMNIKFQKKYKEIVENEKMYEEYMLDDAEVVIVAYGTIGRIAKSVAKMAREKGIKAGVFRPITLWPYPYEALAKHTDKANMFFTVEMSAGQMIEDVKLAVNGKKPVEFYGRMGGVVPTPGEIFAKLMELVK
- a CDS encoding 4Fe-4S dicluster domain-containing protein, whose translation is MEFKNLVEIDQERCKGCGLCINACPKKVLGFSEGYNSKGYHPSEVQRQEDCIACGFCYQMCPDVCITVKTLAK